In Candidatus Promineifilum breve, one genomic interval encodes:
- a CDS encoding BrnT family toxin translates to MASESKTTFEWDAEKEQANLEKHGISFTLAQYAFTDSRRIILEDVTHSTETEKRYFCLGKVGEGVVTVRFTYREGHIRIFGAGYWRKGKQIYDRQNRLH, encoded by the coding sequence GTGGCCTCAGAGAGCAAAACGACCTTCGAGTGGGATGCGGAAAAAGAACAAGCCAATTTGGAGAAACATGGCATCTCTTTCACACTGGCGCAATATGCCTTCACTGACTCCAGGCGTATTATTTTGGAGGATGTGACGCATAGCACGGAGACCGAAAAGCGGTACTTCTGTTTGGGGAAAGTGGGGGAAGGCGTTGTAACGGTGCGATTCACTTATCGAGAGGGGCACATCCGTATTTTTGGCGCAGGCTATTGGCGCAAGGGAAAACAAATATATGACCGACAGAATCGTTTACACTGA
- a CDS encoding CopG family transcriptional regulator, translated as MTDRIVYTEGEIDEVRMIRDFLPPPAELALREDTIKVTIALSRSSVEFFKREAAKHHVPYQKMIRRLLDEYAGRFGE; from the coding sequence ATGACCGACAGAATCGTTTACACTGAGGGCGAAATCGACGAGGTCAGAATGATTCGCGACTTTTTGCCGCCACCCGCGGAGTTGGCCTTAAGGGAAGATACCATAAAGGTAACGATTGCCCTGAGCCGGAGCAGTGTCGAGTTCTTCAAGCGTGAGGCAGCCAAGCATCATGTGCCGTATCAAAAGATGATCCGGCGGTTGTTGGATGAGTATGCGGGACGGTTTGGGGAGTGA
- a CDS encoding pepsin/retropepsin-like aspartic protease family protein encodes MNLSIRYGLPFVSAEIEYNGRTQKLDNVLLDTGSAGTLFQVDRLMEIDLRMEPQDLVRRIRGVGGTEFVFS; translated from the coding sequence ATGAATCTATCAATTCGCTACGGTCTGCCATTCGTCAGCGCGGAGATCGAGTACAACGGCCGAACTCAGAAACTCGACAACGTTCTTCTGGATACCGGATCGGCCGGCACGTTGTTTCAGGTTGATCGGTTAATGGAAATCGATTTGCGTATGGAACCTCAGGACTTGGTTCGTCGCATTCGCGGCGTTGGCGGGACTGAGTTCGTTTTCTCCTAG
- a CDS encoding GmrSD restriction endonuclease domain-containing protein, giving the protein MKTTLRNDITVAGICDGFVYNELEGKGLFGLRGGLTIQPEYQRNYIYADKSGSKEQAVIHSLLKGYPLGLIYFNTVAEDRFEVLDGQQRITSIGRYVTNKFAIMDNGNPKYFDSLPADQQDRILVSSLLIYECEGTESEIKQWFETINIAGVPLNAQELLNAIYSGPYVTLAKAEFSNSQNANIQKWSAYVKGSANRQEFLERALDWVSKGNIGGYMSAHRHDNNINELKAYFNSVIDWVSTVFVDVLPEMKGLEWGRLYEMYHGKSYDPQKMSGEVKRLAADSYVTSRKGIFEYLLGGLVDKKLLAVRVFDDKVKQVAHARQTQAAKAKGESNCPLCAIGDTTNKSRIYTFNEMDADHVSAWSKGGESSAENCQMLCRTHNQAKGNR; this is encoded by the coding sequence GTGAAAACAACGCTCCGCAACGACATCACCGTCGCCGGCATCTGCGACGGGTTTGTGTACAACGAGTTGGAAGGCAAAGGCTTATTCGGGCTGCGCGGCGGGCTCACCATCCAGCCGGAGTACCAGCGCAACTACATCTATGCCGATAAGAGCGGCAGCAAGGAGCAGGCGGTCATCCATTCGCTGCTCAAGGGCTATCCGCTGGGGCTGATCTACTTCAACACAGTCGCGGAGGACAGGTTCGAGGTGCTGGACGGCCAGCAACGGATCACCAGTATAGGGCGGTATGTCACCAACAAGTTCGCGATCATGGACAACGGCAATCCGAAGTACTTTGACAGCCTGCCGGCCGACCAGCAGGACAGGATTCTGGTCTCGAGCTTGCTGATCTACGAGTGCGAGGGCACGGAAAGCGAGATCAAGCAGTGGTTTGAGACGATCAACATCGCCGGCGTGCCGCTCAATGCCCAGGAGCTCCTGAACGCCATCTACTCCGGGCCGTATGTAACGCTGGCCAAGGCCGAGTTCAGCAACAGCCAGAACGCCAATATCCAGAAGTGGAGCGCGTACGTCAAAGGCAGCGCCAACCGGCAGGAGTTTCTGGAGCGGGCGCTGGACTGGGTGAGCAAGGGCAATATCGGCGGCTACATGAGCGCTCATCGCCACGACAACAACATCAATGAGCTGAAGGCCTACTTCAACAGCGTGATCGACTGGGTATCAACCGTATTCGTCGACGTTCTCCCGGAAATGAAGGGTTTAGAGTGGGGCAGGCTGTACGAGATGTACCACGGCAAGTCCTACGATCCGCAGAAGATGTCTGGCGAAGTGAAAAGGCTCGCCGCCGATTCGTATGTGACGAGTCGGAAAGGCATTTTTGAGTATCTCTTGGGCGGCTTGGTTGATAAGAAGTTGTTGGCGGTTCGGGTGTTCGATGACAAGGTAAAGCAAGTCGCACACGCCAGGCAGACGCAAGCGGCCAAGGCCAAGGGCGAGTCCAACTGTCCCCTCTGCGCGATTGGGGACACCACGAACAAGAGCAGAATCTATACGTTCAACGAAATGGACGCCGACCACGTCTCCGCGTGGAGCAAAGGCGGCGAAAGTTCGGCCGAGAACTGCCAGATGCTCTGTAGAACCCACAATCAGGCCAAAGGTAATCGATAA